In Nonlabens agnitus, the DNA window AATCTTCATCGGTCAGCTTAGGATTTAGATGTTGTCCATCTAGTTTTTTTCGGATGAATTCGGCCAAGTTCATTCTATTTATTTTGGCCATTCGCGTATATCTTGAGTGTTCCATAGAAGTCACTCTGAACTGAATTCTCTTTTTTCTTTTCATAAGTCTTTTTTATAAATGCCGAACAGCTGTGAGCATTTCGAGTACGTTTAGAGGTTCACCATGTGAGCCGCTAAACACTACTCGAATACCCACTTAAATTATCATTCACTAACCAATACGTTTATGTAATAAAAAATCATTTAAATCATTAAAATCAGAATAGTGTTTTCGTAGATCTCGAAATGCGCAAGTTGATTTTGACTGGAGTAGGAGTGTTGCTCTATATCCAGCTTCATCATTGTCAAAAAAGGTTTTAACCTTTTCATAACCGTTCAATTTATTGACGCATTTTGAAGCCAAAAAGGTGCTGTTGAGAACGATGAAATCTTCATGTGGGATCTGTTTTTTGAGTGTCAAATAAGACAGGAAATCTGACCAAGATTCGAACATTGAAAGTGTGCTTGAATCTTGAGTTATTGTTGTGGTAGATTTGGATCCTAAACACCCTTTGAAATATCTGTTTCTAAGTTCGTAACCACCCACATCGTTCTTAAAACCTAATCCAAAATATGTTTTTTCGGATGTGAATTGATAGTGTACTTGTGTGCAAAATTGTTGAGCAAAATCTAAGTTTATTGCTCTTTCCTCCAGATAAGCAATTAGTGCAGGGCTTGATATTGATCTCACTTCTTTAATAGTATATTTAGCTGCTTTCTTTGTTGGTTGTTTAGGTTTATGCTGGTTAAAAGAAAATGATCCTTTAGAGAGCTCATTTAAAGTCTTCCTCAAATCCCATTTTTTATATATCATCACAAAATCTATTAGATTACCACCGATTCCTTCTCCAAAGTCATAAAACAGATTCTTTGTTTTATCAACTTTAAAGGATGGTGTGGATTCACTTCTAAAAGGTGAAAGGAACCACGAATCTCTTTCATTCTCCTTCGCTATTCTCATTCCTTCTCTCTTTAAGAATTCCACGATAGATATCTTGTTTGCGTTTCTACAATTCATACTTTTTCTTTTGACTAGCAACTCTACTGCTGCATATGGTTTTACCATTATAAATGCTGTAGTTTATTTTGCAATTTTATTATTTAACAGTAGTGTTTTAGAGGCTTTGAATGCATTGCTATCATTGGGCTGCGAGATGATAGTATGAGGGTGCGTCCTTAATTAACTATGAGGGTATATCCTTGGGCATATATGAGGGTGCATCCTTAATGTATGAGGTTTCGTCCTTCAAGTATGAGATCAAGTCCTTTTGGCTTTTATTAAGTGTGAGGATTTATCCTTTATATGTGAGTGCTCATCCTTGAGGTATGAGGCTGTGTCTTTAAAGTATGAGTGCCTGTACTTATAGTGTGAGGTTCTATCCTTTAATTGTGAGTTCAAATCCTTAAAAAAATTGTTACTTTAAGTACTTATTAACAATCAATTCAGTTCTTTAAATAGAACCTTATACAAATACCCTGAAATATTTTCAATTTCTTTTTGATTATTGCGTTCATAATACTTGGGAATTTTGTTCTCGCCATGCACTCTTCTGTCAACATTCTGGATCCAACGATTCAACATTTCTTCGGATCCAATCCGTTTGATTAAAAAAACTATTTGTCCCCTATCTAGATTGAGTTTTTCAAAGAGTTTTATACATTCCAATTCTTTTGCGCTTAGATTATCGCTTAATGGATCAAACCTGAACTCGAGATGTGTAATTTTCCTACCTGTTTTACTTTTCTTAAATAACGTTAGATTTCTAATAGGATTACCCTTGTCTTCATTAATTGATCTTATTGCAGGTTTTAGAAAATCCCTTTCAAACTGACCGTATTGAACGTGATTGTCTTTGAATTTAAATTGATCTTGAGGAATAAAGATGAATTTTAATTGATCCTTTTGACTGAGCGCTTCTCCAGTATCTTTATCTACAACTTCGATATATCCTAAATACATTTTAAGTTCCAAAACACGGATTTTACAAAAGCCAGTATTTTTAAATTGAGAAATAATTTCAAAAAACTTTTTTCGTCTTAACCCACGTATTTTTGATAAATCGTTGTCAATTTGAGTATGTCCTATATATCTTATAGATTTTCCTTTAGGAGTTATCTCTTCAATGTAATTTTTGAGACTCTTCTGAAAAAAGAAAATCTTACCAAATCGACCTAGTTGAATTATCAAAGTTTCTGGATTTTCAACATCGATTTGCACATTATCAAATAGATTGAAAGAAATAAACGAGTTATTAATTTTATTAAAAAAAGCACCGCCGACACCTATTATCTCAGCCACGAATTGAGTGAATTCAATAAAAGAGTAAGTGTTGTTTTTTTTAGTGTTTTTAAACATTATATAGTCAGAGTATGGTATTCTGATAAGATCTTGAGGCTCTCCAAAAAAATCAATTTTGCCTTGAACTACATAAACAATATCTTTTTGTATTTCATTATCAAACTTGCATATGCTACGATTAAAAAAATTTGCGTGTATGATATTGTATTTTGCTGGTTTCATATTAACTGGCGATATGTGTTAGTTAATTATCTGGTGAAGGGATATAAATCATATGTAGTTATCACATCAAAGGCATGGATTTTAAAACTACACGTTGAAATATTCTATAAATTGAAGCGTACTCTCAAAATTCAGTGTAACAGAATTTCTCAAGTTTTTTTTCTAAGGATATAACTGC includes these proteins:
- a CDS encoding CHC2 zinc finger domain-containing protein, with the translated sequence MVKPYAAVELLVKRKSMNCRNANKISIVEFLKREGMRIAKENERDSWFLSPFRSESTPSFKVDKTKNLFYDFGEGIGGNLIDFVMIYKKWDLRKTLNELSKGSFSFNQHKPKQPTKKAAKYTIKEVRSISSPALIAYLEERAINLDFAQQFCTQVHYQFTSEKTYFGLGFKNDVGGYELRNRYFKGCLGSKSTTTITQDSSTLSMFESWSDFLSYLTLKKQIPHEDFIVLNSTFLASKCVNKLNGYEKVKTFFDNDEAGYRATLLLQSKSTCAFRDLRKHYSDFNDLNDFLLHKRIG
- a CDS encoding plasmid mobilization protein yields the protein MKRKKRIQFRVTSMEHSRYTRMAKINRMNLAEFIRKKLDGQHLNPKLTDEDLALMKKLFIESNRWQNISNLFRKKDPRLSSEVDELIKDFREIIINNFK
- a CDS encoding replication initiation protein, with amino-acid sequence MKPAKYNIIHANFFNRSICKFDNEIQKDIVYVVQGKIDFFGEPQDLIRIPYSDYIMFKNTKKNNTYSFIEFTQFVAEIIGVGGAFFNKINNSFISFNLFDNVQIDVENPETLIIQLGRFGKIFFFQKSLKNYIEEITPKGKSIRYIGHTQIDNDLSKIRGLRRKKFFEIISQFKNTGFCKIRVLELKMYLGYIEVVDKDTGEALSQKDQLKFIFIPQDQFKFKDNHVQYGQFERDFLKPAIRSINEDKGNPIRNLTLFKKSKTGRKITHLEFRFDPLSDNLSAKELECIKLFEKLNLDRGQIVFLIKRIGSEEMLNRWIQNVDRRVHGENKIPKYYERNNQKEIENISGYLYKVLFKELN